In the genome of Eschrichtius robustus isolate mEscRob2 chromosome 12, mEscRob2.pri, whole genome shotgun sequence, one region contains:
- the MTMR14 gene encoding myotubularin-related protein 14 isoform X5, translated as MFQSTVQVSKLQDLVNRSKTARCRGRFVCPVILFKGKHICRSATLAGWGELYGRTGYNYIFSGGADDAWADAEDVTEEDCALRSSDTHLFDKVRGYDIKLLRYLSVKYICDLMVENKKVKFGMNVTSSEKVDKAQRYADFTLLSIPYPGCEFFKEYKDRDYMAEGLIFNWKQDYVDAPLSIPDFLTCSLNIDWSQYQSWDLVQQTQNYLKLLLSIINSDDDSGLLVHCISGWDRTPLFISLLRLSLWADGLIHASLKPAEILYLTVAYDWFLFGHMLVDRLSKGEEIFFFCFNFLKHIISEEYSALKIQRRKSLPARDAGFTVEDICMLRRKDRGSTTSLGSDFSLVMESSPGAAGSFTYETVELVPAGAQTQAAWRKSHSSSPQSVLWNRPQLSEDRLPSHQGLVEAKSSSSSSSNHSDNFFRLGSSPLEVPKPRSVDHPLPGSSLSTDFGSWQMVTGCGSIQERAALHTDSSLPFSFPDELPNNCLLTALSERETRLQEVRSAFLAAYSSTVGLRAAAPSPSGAIGLLEQFVRGVGLRGTSSSTL; from the exons CATATTTGCAGGTCGGCGACGCTGGCTGGATGGGGGGAGCTGTATGGACGCACTGGCTACAACTATATTTTCTCAG GGGGTGCAGACGACGCCTGGGCAGATGCAGAGGATGTCACGGAGGAGGACTGTGCGCTTCG AAGTTCCGACACGCATCTTTTTGATAAGGTCAGAGGGTATGACATCAAGCTGCTCCGGTACCTGTCAGTGAAATACATCTGTGACCTGATGGTGGAGAACAAGAAGGTGAAGTTTGGCATGAA TGTCACCTCCTCCGAGAAGGTGGACAAAGCCCAGCGCTATGCCGACTTCACTCTCCTCTCCATCCCGTATCCAG GCTGTGAATTTTTCAAGGAATATAAGGATCGGGATTACATGGCTGAAGGGCTCATCTTTAACTGGAAGCAG GACTACGTTGATGCCCCTCTGAGCATCCCCGACTTCCTGACTTGCTCTCTGAACATTGACTGGAGCCAGTATCAG AGTTGGGATCTGGTGCAACAAACACAAAACTACCTGAAACTGCTGCTTTCCATAATTAACAGTGACG ATGACAGCGGACTGCTGGTACACTGTATCTCAGGCTGGGACCGGACGCCCCTCTTCATCTCTCTCCTGCGCCTTTCCTTGTGGGCT GACGGGCTCATCCACGCATCCCTGAAGCCCGCTGAGATCCTCTACCTAACGGTAGCCTACGACTGGTTCCTCTTCGG GCACATGTTGGTAGATCGACTCAGCAAAGGAGAGGAG ATTTTCTTCTTCTGCTTCAATTTTTTGAAGCATATCATCTCTGAGGAGTACTCTGCTCTGAAGATACAGAG GAGGAAGAGTTTGCCAGCCCGGGATGCAGGCTTCACTGTGGAAGATATCTGCATGCTGA GGCGGAAGGATCGTGGCAGCACCACCAGCCTTGGCAGTGACTTCTCTCTGGTCATGGAGAGCTCCCCAGGAGCCGCCGGGAGCTTCACCTATGAGACCGTGGAGCTGGTCCCTGCAGGAGCACAGACTCAGGCAGCTTG GAGGAAGAGCCACTCATCCTCTCCACAGAGTGTGCTCTGGAACCGGCCGCAGCTCTCAGAGGACCGCCTGCCTTCCCACCAGGGGCTGGTGGAAGCCAAGTCCTCCAGCTCCTCGTCCTCGAACCATTCTGACAACTTTTTCAGGCTGGGTAGCAGTCCCCTGGAGGTCCCCAAGCCCAG ATCAGTGGACCATCCCCTGCCCGGATCCTCTCTCTCCACAGACTTTGGCAGCTGGCAGATGGTAACAGGCTGTGGCAGTATTCAGGAACGGGCTGCCCTGCACACAGactcctctctccctttcagCTTCCCGGATGAGCTCCCTAACAATTGTCT GCTTACAGCCCTGAGTGAACGGGAGACTCGGCTACAGGAGGTGCGCTCAGCCTTCTTGGCTGCCTACAGCAGCACAGTGGGGCTTCGGGCAGCAGCCCCCAGTCCCTCTGGTGCCATCGGCCTGCTGGAGCAGTTTGTCCGCGGTGTTGGACTCCGGGGCACCAGCAGCAGCACCTTATGA
- the MTMR14 gene encoding myotubularin-related protein 14 isoform X6, with protein sequence MELATTHSTPGPSTVYPDAQTRKMGPLLPNIHGWSHQFSAVVGAALRARPWSPPAHSRPLQSSPSQPDLPAHLLRSSRLSCFSSPAGITARRKSLGSGVSDTLNQMSGETPEPPWSWDLVQQTQNYLKLLLSIINSDDDSGLLVHCISGWDRTPLFISLLRLSLWADGLIHASLKPAEILYLTVAYDWFLFGHMLVDRLSKGEEIFFFCFNFLKHIISEEYSALKIQRRKSLPARDAGFTVEDICMLRRKDRGSTTSLGSDFSLVMESSPGAAGSFTYETVELVPAGAQTQAAWRKSHSSSPQSVLWNRPQLSEDRLPSHQGLVEAKSSSSSSSNHSDNFFRLGSSPLEVPKPRSVDHPLPGSSLSTDFGSWQMVTGCGSIQERAALHTDSSLPFSFPDELPNNCLLTALSERETRLQEVRSAFLAAYSSTVGLRAAAPSPSGAIGLLEQFVRGVGLRGTSSSTL encoded by the exons ATGGAACTGGCCACAACCCACAGCACCCCCGGGCCCTCCACCGTTTACCCAGATGCTCAGACTCGAAAAATGGGGCCTCTTCTCCCCAACATCCATGGCTGGTCCCATCAGTTCT CTGCCGTTGTGGGAGCTGCCCTGCGGGCTCGTCCTTGGTCACCTCCTGCCCACTCCCGGCCGCTGCAGTCCTCCCCCAGCCAGCCTGACCTCCCTGCACACCTGCTGCGTAGCTCCCgcctctcctgcttttcctcACCCGCTGGAATCACAGCTCGGAGGAAATCTCTTGGCAGTGGTGTGTCTGACACGTTGAACCAGATGAGTGGAGAGACCCCCGAGCCACCATGG AGTTGGGATCTGGTGCAACAAACACAAAACTACCTGAAACTGCTGCTTTCCATAATTAACAGTGACG ATGACAGCGGACTGCTGGTACACTGTATCTCAGGCTGGGACCGGACGCCCCTCTTCATCTCTCTCCTGCGCCTTTCCTTGTGGGCT GACGGGCTCATCCACGCATCCCTGAAGCCCGCTGAGATCCTCTACCTAACGGTAGCCTACGACTGGTTCCTCTTCGG GCACATGTTGGTAGATCGACTCAGCAAAGGAGAGGAG ATTTTCTTCTTCTGCTTCAATTTTTTGAAGCATATCATCTCTGAGGAGTACTCTGCTCTGAAGATACAGAG GAGGAAGAGTTTGCCAGCCCGGGATGCAGGCTTCACTGTGGAAGATATCTGCATGCTGA GGCGGAAGGATCGTGGCAGCACCACCAGCCTTGGCAGTGACTTCTCTCTGGTCATGGAGAGCTCCCCAGGAGCCGCCGGGAGCTTCACCTATGAGACCGTGGAGCTGGTCCCTGCAGGAGCACAGACTCAGGCAGCTTG GAGGAAGAGCCACTCATCCTCTCCACAGAGTGTGCTCTGGAACCGGCCGCAGCTCTCAGAGGACCGCCTGCCTTCCCACCAGGGGCTGGTGGAAGCCAAGTCCTCCAGCTCCTCGTCCTCGAACCATTCTGACAACTTTTTCAGGCTGGGTAGCAGTCCCCTGGAGGTCCCCAAGCCCAG ATCAGTGGACCATCCCCTGCCCGGATCCTCTCTCTCCACAGACTTTGGCAGCTGGCAGATGGTAACAGGCTGTGGCAGTATTCAGGAACGGGCTGCCCTGCACACAGactcctctctccctttcagCTTCCCGGATGAGCTCCCTAACAATTGTCT GCTTACAGCCCTGAGTGAACGGGAGACTCGGCTACAGGAGGTGCGCTCAGCCTTCTTGGCTGCCTACAGCAGCACAGTGGGGCTTCGGGCAGCAGCCCCCAGTCCCTCTGGTGCCATCGGCCTGCTGGAGCAGTTTGTCCGCGGTGTTGGACTCCGGGGCACCAGCAGCAGCACCTTATGA